A region of Nostoc sp. ATCC 53789 DNA encodes the following proteins:
- a CDS encoding SDR family NAD(P)-dependent oxidoreductase, producing MSNEEIRRNISSIYPLSPMQQGMLFHSLYAPYSGVYLEQMTWGLKGNINVAAFERAWQKVLDRHSILRTFFVWENRQTPLQVVLKQVNVPWNTLDWRELSSNDQQQQLKQLLQTQREQGFNLSQAPLMRCTLVRLGEDNYKFIWSHHHILMDGWCLSIIFKEILIFYKAHLLGENCQLPKPRPYQDYIAWLNSQDKSAAIEFWQQTLQGFSAPTPLVMDKTQFLKEQQYKTADYQERTSSLSPECTQKLLHIAQQHHVTLSTVVQAAWALLLSRYSGEKDVVFGVTVSGRPPSLSEIENMVGLFINTLPLRVQVSTQEQLIPWLQKIQQSMVELQEYFYTPLVDIQATSEIPGGIPLFESIVVFENYPIDNSLLNEEGSLHLGDIEVFEQTNYPLTLVAVPGDKLSVRISYDTARFSSNTIEWILGYLQTVLSAIAIVENPSHKVAQLPLLSEVERHQLLVEWNNTATDYPSDKCIHQLFEQQVEKNPNSIAVVFEEEQSTYQQLNQKANQLAHYLQTLGVKPEVLVGICIEYSIDMIVGLLGILKAGGVYVPLDPNYPQERLAFMQEDSNVHIILTQQPLLEKISPQNAHIVCLDRDRDVIAREGVENLDRQTTLDDLAYAIYTSGSTGKPKAVLGTLRGIVNRLHWIWEMLPFGADEICSQKTSINFGDHVAEIFSPLLKGIPLVIVPDDIRGNIPRLMSLLSDRKVTRIVLVPSLLKAILENAPQQLTKLRYLKYVFCSGEVLPLTLAKEFHQKISSARLFNLYGSSEVAADVTCFEVKLRIANQIEAKSKEKLDALKNLPSGSGDRETAVLHKEIIHLQLADERRADLGEALEEYLKRNTIPIGKPISNTQIYILDKYGDLLPPGVTGELYVGGDGLAKGYLNLPELTREKFIPNPFVKDRGKSKKAQAERLFRTGDLARWLPDGNIEFVGRIDHQVKVRGFRIELGEIEAVLSTHPQIQQVVVIAIEDIPGSKRLVAYIVCEDESLSTYHLREFLKQKLPEYMMPSAFVILDTLPLTPSGKIDRKALPAPDGEISREHEYVPPRTSGEEIIANIFASILGVQNVGIHDNFFELGGHSLLATRLISRLRVAFEVEIELSAVFSSPTVAQLEQTLTQLRTTNSALSLPPIQPRTQNQQLPLSFAQDRLWFLNQLEGSSATYNMPGAIRVTGKLDINALQQALSEIVRRHEVLRTSFRTVNGTPIQVIHPEATMNISVADLQQLEATERESVLHQQAQLAAITPFDLETAPLIRCSLLQLDAREYVLLLTMHHIVSDGWSMGIFSQELSTLYQAFSAGKPSPLAELPIQYADFAVWQRQWLSGKVLETQLNYWLSQLEGAPELLQLPTDRPRPTVQTFRGTTQSFSLNTDLKEKLQTLSRNSGTTLFMTLHAAFATLLYRYSGQLDILIGSPIANRNCSEIESLIGFFANTLVLKTRFEDNPSFENLLAQVRETTLEAYEHQDVPFEQVVEVLQPQRSLSYAPLFQVMFVLQNAPMGELELPGVTLNLLSSQTETARFDLTVSMQQTSEALVGSWEYNTDLFDGSTIERMTAHFQNLCSAIVENPQQKISELPLFTDSEQEQVLHSYNNIATTYLLDKYVHFLSSNNLQIYILDNHQQLVPLSVEGEIYLGNCDLLPDKLHPEPEKFISFIEHTQLGKLLKTGEWGCRRVDGSLELLGKEHRIVTVNGQRINLQRIEQALQTAKGVEDCYVMVRNQKLVAYVVKDGSWAREFLHHYLKSQLPGYPLPCIYVPVSALPLTSFGEVDEVGLASISIIDSELINTWEEQIGSQAEIDKVAVFIEPNVKTISPIHLEELLPSIQAIFNQGSTPVETPRTARGKESSSLLEIKSPAISHEEVLIFPESSPETLGEMLQKTAGKFPHKGITYINSDGSEQVQSYAQLLEDAQRILGGFRKLGIKPQDKVILQLKENKDFISAFWGCVLGGFIPVPVVIPVSYDQPNVNLNKLQNSWQMLERPLILTDKKSLSELKKWSQNLNDDNFKLETIESLQKFSTDKDYYNAQPEDLALFMLTSGSTGMSKVVQLSHLNLLSRTIGSIQMNNFTPEDITLNWMPLDHVAGLIYFHIRDIYLGCKQIHATSQLVIEKPLRWLDWIDTFGVTVTFAPNFAYSLINDFVQEIEKQNWNLSSIRLMLNGAEQIVAATARRFLKLLAPFGLPGDAMTPSWGMAEVSSGITYSDNFSLLSSSDDNSFVNLGKPIRGTCLRIVNQDMEVLSEGEIGLLQVKGLTVTSGYYQNPKANKEAFTEDGWFNTGDLGFIKDGCLTITGRQKDIIIINGVNYYSHEIEAVVEELGEVEVSYTAACGVCVASNNTEELVIFFTPYVSEKNQLLELLKKVREQVIKYCGINPSYLIPIDKELIPKTSIGKIQRSLLKQRFECGEFKSLRQRVDLLLDNTNTIPNWFYRKVWQIKESKNTLLNYSSQKTLTLIFTDNLGLATRLTEELSQTVQPYAQVTIGSNFAQISPNHYSVVPGNPQHYRLLIDSLRQNSQVISQILHLWNYNEQTEKISSLENLESTQQQGIYSLLFLVQALEEIQGKQQAVKLLWIANQSQLVHPTDKIQPEKSTVLGLLKTVSQEMPWLTTRHLDLPLAPELNNSYIWQELYSADKELEVAIRNRERFVSGLEPVDMTAKEKQKIPILPGGTYLLTGGLGGIGTVIAKYLLEHYQANLILVGRTQIEDNNEEASTKLQRYQELEKLPGSIIYQTVDICDLVGLQQVVEKATQEWRTQLDGVFHMAGIIQETPIEKETPGNIAAVLRPKVSGTWVLHQLLKDKENALFVHFCSVNGFFGGTNVAAYSAANSFQSAWSDYQQQNGFQSYCCSWSMWNETGISHGYQFQELSRAKGYFIITPQQGFYSFLAALSGSEHNLLIGLDGTKTNVEHLIRDCQPKQKLTAYFTSPTPELAALSLQELQLHDRFGIPNQINFVQLEQIPLTQRGEINREQIAAIYGGLNTSEQTKPRNQTERQLVEIFQEVLNLPSIGIHDNFFSLGGHSLLAVRLMSEIQQQFQKNLPLATLFQNPTIERLALLVGSDSGAELWSPLVPIQQNGSLPPLFCVPGAGGNVLYFHHLAQYLGNNQPLYGLQAQGLDGETEPHKSVEEIASQHIKAIQTVQPVGPYFLAGHSFGSHVVFEMANQLQLIGKSVAYVGILDTPAPTSQANHQNDFSNWDNAKWICRMAEVIEDIVGENLFLSYETLTSLTWEQQLNYFKQKLEIVGFLPAQTDIKIVRGLLQVFQTQCQIKYEPEKTYKTPITLFCAREINPEQESYSHIFQEPTWGWNQFSDGEVEIHIVPGNHVSMLSEPHVKVLAQQMQISLEQAQKTHQLEK from the coding sequence ATGAGCAACGAAGAAATTAGAAGAAATATCTCTTCAATTTATCCACTTTCTCCCATGCAACAAGGGATGCTGTTCCACAGTCTTTATGCACCTTATAGTGGGGTATATCTTGAACAGATGACCTGGGGTTTGAAGGGGAATATCAATGTTGCTGCTTTTGAAAGAGCTTGGCAAAAAGTTTTAGATAGACATTCAATTCTACGTACATTTTTTGTTTGGGAAAATCGCCAAACTCCATTACAAGTAGTACTAAAACAGGTTAATGTTCCTTGGAATACTCTTGATTGGCGAGAACTTTCTTCTAATGATCAACAACAACAATTAAAACAATTATTGCAAACACAAAGAGAACAAGGTTTTAACTTATCCCAAGCACCATTAATGCGGTGTACGTTAGTCAGGCTAGGCGAAGATAATTACAAATTTATCTGGAGTCATCACCACATCCTTATGGATGGATGGTGTTTATCAATTATTTTTAAAGAAATTTTAATTTTCTATAAAGCACATCTGCTTGGTGAAAATTGCCAATTGCCAAAACCACGTCCTTACCAGGATTATATTGCTTGGTTGAATTCTCAAGACAAATCAGCAGCAATTGAGTTTTGGCAACAAACTTTACAAGGTTTTAGTGCTCCCACTCCATTGGTAATGGATAAAACTCAATTTCTGAAAGAGCAACAGTATAAAACTGCGGATTATCAGGAGAGAACAAGTAGTTTATCCCCTGAATGCACTCAGAAGTTACTTCATATAGCACAACAACATCATGTGACTTTATCAACTGTAGTACAAGCTGCTTGGGCTTTACTATTGAGTCGTTATAGTGGTGAGAAAGATGTAGTATTTGGTGTGACTGTTTCTGGTCGTCCTCCTAGCCTCTCTGAGATAGAAAATATGGTAGGACTGTTTATTAACACCCTTCCCTTACGAGTACAAGTATCCACCCAGGAGCAACTCATACCTTGGTTGCAAAAAATACAACAGTCAATGGTTGAATTACAAGAGTATTTTTATACTCCTCTTGTTGATATTCAAGCTACTTCTGAGATACCAGGTGGAATACCTTTGTTTGAGAGCATTGTGGTGTTTGAGAATTATCCAATTGATAATTCTTTGTTGAATGAAGAAGGTTCATTACACTTAGGTGATATAGAGGTTTTTGAACAAACTAATTATCCACTAACTTTAGTTGCAGTTCCTGGGGATAAGTTGTCAGTTAGGATTAGTTACGATACTGCTCGTTTCTCTTCAAATACTATTGAGTGGATTTTAGGATATCTGCAAACTGTTTTATCAGCAATTGCAATTGTGGAAAATCCTTCACATAAGGTAGCTCAATTACCTTTATTAAGTGAAGTAGAACGTCATCAGTTATTGGTTGAGTGGAATAACACTGCAACGGATTACCCATCTGATAAATGTATTCATCAGTTATTTGAGCAACAGGTAGAAAAAAACCCCAACTCCATAGCAGTGGTGTTTGAAGAAGAACAATCAACCTACCAACAATTAAATCAAAAAGCGAACCAATTAGCACATTATCTACAAACTCTGGGAGTGAAACCAGAAGTGCTGGTGGGTATTTGCATAGAATACTCCATTGATATGATTGTAGGACTGTTGGGGATACTTAAAGCTGGTGGTGTATATGTGCCGTTAGATCCGAACTATCCGCAAGAACGACTGGCGTTCATGCAGGAAGATTCCAATGTGCATATCATATTGACCCAGCAGCCTCTGCTCGAAAAGATTTCCCCTCAAAATGCCCATATCGTTTGCCTGGACAGGGATAGGGATGTCATTGCTAGGGAAGGCGTTGAAAATCTGGATCGGCAAACAACACTGGATGACCTTGCATACGCAATCTATACGTCTGGTTCTACTGGAAAACCCAAAGCCGTTCTCGGCACGCTTCGCGGCATTGTCAATCGCTTGCATTGGATCTGGGAAATGCTACCATTTGGGGCAGATGAGATTTGCTCTCAGAAAACATCCATCAATTTTGGCGATCATGTTGCGGAAATATTTTCTCCCCTTCTCAAAGGAATTCCCCTTGTGATCGTTCCAGATGATATACGGGGCAATATTCCCAGGCTAATGAGCCTGTTGAGCGATCGAAAGGTAACTAGAATTGTTCTCGTTCCATCGCTATTAAAAGCGATACTGGAAAATGCGCCCCAACAACTGACAAAACTTCGATATCTCAAATATGTCTTTTGCAGCGGTGAAGTCTTACCGCTAACCTTGGCTAAGGAATTTCACCAGAAAATCAGCTCTGCCAGATTGTTCAATCTCTACGGCTCTTCAGAAGTTGCCGCTGATGTTACATGCTTTGAAGTCAAACTGAGAATCGCAAATCAAATTGAAGCAAAAAGTAAAGAGAAACTTGATGCTTTAAAAAATCTTCCTAGTGGCTCAGGGGATAGGGAAACTGCTGTCCTGCATAAAGAAATAATACATTTGCAGTTGGCAGACGAGCGAAGAGCAGATTTAGGAGAAGCTCTAGAAGAATATCTGAAAAGAAATACGATTCCGATTGGAAAACCGATTTCAAACACACAAATTTACATCCTCGACAAGTATGGCGATCTTTTGCCACCTGGTGTTACGGGTGAGCTATACGTCGGCGGAGATGGGCTTGCAAAAGGGTATTTAAATCTGCCCGAGTTAACGCGGGAAAAGTTTATCCCCAACCCGTTTGTGAAGGACAGGGGGAAAAGTAAAAAGGCACAAGCAGAAAGATTGTTTAGGACTGGAGACCTAGCCCGCTGGCTGCCGGATGGTAATATCGAATTTGTAGGGCGTATCGATCACCAAGTGAAGGTGCGGGGCTTCCGCATTGAACTTGGAGAAATCGAAGCAGTCCTCAGTACCCACCCCCAAATCCAACAAGTCGTTGTCATTGCCATAGAAGATATTCCAGGTAGCAAACGTTTAGTAGCCTACATAGTCTGTGAGGATGAATCACTAAGTACCTATCACCTGCGTGAATTCCTCAAACAAAAGCTACCAGAATACATGATGCCCAGTGCCTTTGTCATCTTAGACACCTTACCGTTGACACCCAGCGGTAAAATAGACCGTAAAGCCCTTCCAGCACCTGATGGAGAAATTAGCCGAGAACATGAATATGTCCCACCACGTACATCGGGTGAAGAAATAATAGCCAACATCTTCGCTTCTATTCTAGGTGTGCAAAATGTTGGAATCCATGACAACTTCTTTGAATTGGGAGGACATTCCCTACTAGCAACCCGATTAATTTCCCGACTCAGAGTTGCCTTTGAAGTAGAAATAGAACTAAGTGCAGTCTTTTCCTCTCCCACTGTAGCTCAATTAGAGCAAACATTAACCCAATTACGTACTACTAATAGCGCATTAAGTCTTCCCCCCATTCAGCCAAGAACACAGAACCAACAATTACCCCTATCTTTTGCACAAGACCGGTTGTGGTTCCTCAACCAACTTGAAGGGTCAAGTGCCACTTATAACATGCCAGGAGCAATTCGTGTCACTGGAAAGTTGGATATTAATGCCTTGCAACAAGCATTATCAGAAATAGTCCGCCGTCATGAAGTACTACGCACCAGCTTCCGAACTGTGAATGGCACACCAATACAGGTAATTCACCCAGAAGCCACCATGAACATCAGTGTGGCGGACTTACAGCAACTAGAAGCAACAGAACGGGAAAGTGTCCTTCACCAACAAGCACAACTTGCAGCAATTACCCCCTTTGACTTAGAAACTGCACCACTAATCAGGTGTAGTTTATTGCAGTTAGATGCCAGAGAATATGTGTTATTACTGACGATGCACCACATTGTCTCTGATGGTTGGTCAATGGGGATATTCAGCCAAGAACTATCTACTTTATATCAAGCTTTTAGTGCAGGAAAACCATCCCCCTTGGCAGAATTACCAATCCAGTATGCAGACTTTGCAGTTTGGCAAAGACAATGGTTAAGTGGAAAGGTACTAGAAACTCAACTCAATTACTGGCTTTCTCAGTTAGAGGGTGCACCAGAATTGTTACAATTACCTACTGACCGTCCTCGTCCAACCGTGCAAACTTTCCGGGGTACTACTCAAAGTTTTAGTTTAAATACTGATTTAAAAGAGAAGTTGCAAACCCTGTCTCGGAACTCGGGTACTACCTTATTTATGACCCTGCACGCAGCGTTTGCCACTTTACTCTATCGCTACAGCGGTCAATTAGATATTTTAATTGGTTCACCCATTGCCAATCGCAACTGCAGTGAAATTGAGTCTTTGATTGGCTTTTTTGCCAATACTTTGGTATTGAAAACCCGTTTTGAAGATAATCCCAGTTTTGAGAATTTGCTGGCACAAGTTAGGGAAACTACACTTGAAGCTTATGAACATCAGGATGTGCCTTTTGAACAGGTAGTTGAAGTACTACAACCACAACGCTCTTTGAGTTATGCACCCTTATTCCAGGTAATGTTTGTGTTGCAGAATGCACCCATGGGTGAATTAGAATTACCTGGTGTGACCCTTAATTTATTGAGTTCTCAAACAGAAACAGCCCGGTTTGATTTAACAGTATCAATGCAGCAAACTTCCGAAGCACTAGTGGGTTCATGGGAATACAACACTGACTTATTTGATGGGTCAACTATTGAGCGCATGACTGCTCATTTCCAGAATCTGTGTAGCGCGATTGTAGAAAATCCCCAACAAAAGATAAGTGAATTACCATTATTCACAGATTCTGAGCAAGAGCAGGTACTGCACAGTTACAATAACATCGCTACAACTTACCTGCTGGATAAATATGTTCATTTCCTGAGTTCAAATAATTTACAAATTTACATTTTAGATAACCATCAACAATTAGTTCCTTTGAGTGTAGAAGGAGAAATTTATTTGGGGAATTGCGATTTACTCCCAGACAAGTTACATCCAGAACCAGAAAAATTTATAAGTTTCATAGAACATACCCAACTGGGTAAGTTATTAAAAACAGGGGAATGGGGTTGTCGTCGAGTCGATGGTTCTCTGGAATTGCTAGGAAAAGAGCATCGAATTGTCACAGTTAATGGACAACGAATTAACCTACAACGTATTGAACAAGCTTTACAAACAGCGAAAGGGGTAGAAGATTGCTATGTAATGGTACGCAATCAAAAATTAGTCGCTTACGTAGTCAAAGATGGTTCTTGGGCTAGGGAGTTTTTACACCATTATTTAAAATCTCAGTTACCTGGATACCCATTACCCTGCATCTATGTACCAGTATCTGCTTTACCATTGACAAGTTTTGGAGAAGTTGATGAAGTAGGTTTAGCTTCTATTAGCATAATTGATTCTGAGTTAATTAACACTTGGGAAGAACAAATAGGTTCTCAGGCGGAAATTGATAAAGTTGCTGTTTTTATTGAGCCAAATGTAAAAACGATTTCTCCGATACATTTAGAAGAACTTTTACCATCAATCCAAGCTATTTTCAATCAAGGTTCTACTCCAGTTGAAACTCCCAGAACTGCTAGGGGAAAAGAGAGTAGTTCCCTATTAGAAATAAAATCACCTGCCATCAGCCACGAAGAAGTATTAATCTTTCCAGAATCATCTCCAGAAACTTTAGGGGAGATGCTGCAAAAAACTGCTGGGAAATTTCCTCACAAAGGAATCACTTATATTAACTCTGATGGTTCCGAACAAGTTCAATCATATGCCCAGTTATTAGAAGATGCTCAAAGAATTCTAGGTGGCTTCAGAAAACTGGGAATTAAGCCACAAGATAAAGTTATTTTGCAATTAAAAGAAAATAAAGATTTTATTAGTGCTTTTTGGGGTTGTGTGTTGGGAGGCTTTATTCCCGTACCCGTTGTAATTCCTGTAAGCTATGACCAGCCCAATGTCAATCTAAATAAATTACAAAATAGTTGGCAGATGTTAGAAAGACCTTTGATTTTAACAGATAAAAAATCATTGTCAGAACTAAAGAAATGGTCTCAAAATCTAAATGACGACAACTTTAAGTTAGAAACTATTGAAAGTTTACAAAAGTTCTCAACAGATAAAGATTACTATAATGCCCAACCAGAAGATTTAGCACTGTTCATGCTTACTTCCGGTAGTACAGGTATGTCTAAGGTGGTACAGTTGAGCCATTTAAATCTACTGAGTAGGACTATTGGTTCAATACAAATGAATAATTTTACCCCAGAAGATATAACCTTAAATTGGATGCCCTTAGACCATGTTGCAGGTTTAATATATTTTCATATCCGGGATATTTATTTAGGATGTAAACAAATTCATGCTACTAGTCAATTAGTGATTGAAAAACCTTTAAGATGGTTGGATTGGATTGATACTTTTGGTGTCACTGTTACTTTTGCTCCTAACTTTGCTTATAGTTTAATTAATGATTTTGTTCAAGAAATAGAAAAGCAGAATTGGAATTTATCTTCTATTCGCTTGATGTTAAATGGTGCGGAACAAATTGTTGCAGCAACAGCAAGACGTTTTTTGAAATTACTTGCTCCCTTTGGCTTACCTGGGGATGCTATGACTCCATCTTGGGGAATGGCTGAGGTTTCCTCTGGTATTACTTATTCTGACAATTTTTCACTCTTATCAAGTTCAGATGATAATTCCTTTGTAAATCTTGGAAAACCGATTAGGGGTACTTGTCTGAGAATAGTCAATCAAGACATGGAAGTATTATCAGAAGGTGAAATTGGTTTACTTCAGGTCAAAGGATTAACCGTTACTTCTGGTTATTATCAAAATCCAAAAGCAAATAAGGAAGCATTTACCGAAGATGGTTGGTTTAATACAGGTGATTTAGGATTTATAAAAGATGGATGCTTAACGATTACAGGACGACAAAAAGATATCATTATTATTAATGGAGTTAATTATTATAGTCATGAAATAGAAGCTGTTGTTGAAGAATTAGGAGAGGTTGAAGTTTCTTATACCGCAGCCTGTGGAGTCTGCGTTGCTAGCAATAATACCGAAGAATTAGTAATCTTTTTCACTCCGTATGTATCTGAGAAGAATCAATTATTAGAGCTTTTGAAAAAGGTTAGGGAACAAGTTATAAAATACTGCGGGATAAATCCAAGTTATTTAATACCCATAGATAAAGAACTGATTCCCAAAACTTCCATCGGTAAAATTCAACGTTCCCTCCTTAAGCAACGTTTTGAATGTGGTGAGTTTAAATCTCTCAGACAGCGTGTAGACTTGTTGCTTGATAATACTAATACTATTCCCAACTGGTTTTACCGTAAAGTATGGCAAATTAAAGAAAGTAAAAATACTTTACTCAATTATTCTTCTCAGAAAACTTTAACCCTAATATTTACAGATAATTTGGGTTTGGCAACAAGATTAACCGAGGAATTGTCCCAAACTGTTCAACCATATGCTCAAGTTACTATTGGTTCAAATTTTGCTCAAATTAGCCCAAATCATTATTCTGTTGTTCCTGGAAATCCACAACACTATCGCTTGTTAATTGATTCTTTGAGGCAAAATAGCCAAGTAATTAGTCAAATTCTTCATCTTTGGAACTACAACGAGCAGACTGAAAAAATTTCTAGCTTGGAAAATTTAGAGTCCACTCAACAACAAGGAATTTACAGTTTACTATTTTTAGTACAAGCTTTAGAAGAAATTCAAGGCAAACAGCAAGCAGTCAAATTATTATGGATTGCTAATCAAAGCCAATTAGTTCATCCCACAGATAAAATTCAACCCGAAAAATCCACTGTTTTAGGCTTACTTAAAACTGTTAGTCAAGAAATGCCTTGGTTAACTACTCGTCATTTAGATTTACCATTAGCACCAGAACTCAACAATAGTTATATTTGGCAAGAACTGTATTCTGCTGATAAAGAATTGGAAGTTGCTATACGCAATAGAGAACGTTTTGTGTCTGGTCTGGAACCAGTAGATATGACTGCTAAGGAAAAACAAAAAATTCCGATTCTACCAGGAGGAACGTATCTACTTACAGGAGGGCTTGGAGGAATTGGGACTGTTATTGCAAAGTACTTATTAGAACATTATCAAGCAAATTTAATATTAGTTGGTAGAACTCAAATTGAAGATAATAATGAGGAAGCTAGCACAAAATTGCAGAGGTATCAAGAATTAGAAAAACTACCAGGTTCAATAATTTATCAAACTGTAGATATTTGTGATTTAGTAGGTTTACAACAGGTAGTAGAAAAAGCAACACAAGAATGGAGGACTCAACTTGATGGGGTATTTCATATGGCTGGGATTATTCAGGAAACGCCAATCGAGAAAGAAACCCCAGGAAATATCGCTGCTGTTTTACGTCCTAAAGTTAGCGGTACTTGGGTATTGCATCAATTGCTCAAGGATAAAGAAAATGCTTTATTTGTCCACTTTTGTTCTGTAAATGGTTTCTTTGGAGGAACCAATGTTGCAGCTTATAGTGCAGCAAATAGTTTTCAGTCAGCATGGAGCGATTATCAACAACAAAACGGTTTCCAAAGCTATTGCTGCTCTTGGAGTATGTGGAATGAAACCGGAATAAGTCATGGCTATCAATTCCAAGAACTCAGTCGTGCTAAGGGCTATTTTATTATTACTCCTCAACAAGGATTTTACTCATTTTTAGCAGCTTTATCTGGTTCGGAACATAATCTATTAATCGGATTGGATGGAACTAAAACAAATGTTGAACATTTGATTCGTGATTGTCAGCCCAAGCAGAAATTAACTGCTTACTTCACCTCTCCCACACCAGAACTTGCTGCACTCTCCTTACAAGAGTTACAACTACACGATCGCTTTGGGATACCCAATCAAATTAACTTTGTCCAACTTGAACAAATACCCCTTACTCAAAGAGGAGAAATTAATCGGGAACAAATTGCTGCTATATATGGAGGTTTGAATACTTCTGAGCAGACAAAACCACGGAATCAAACAGAACGTCAGTTAGTTGAGATTTTCCAAGAAGTTCTCAATCTACCCTCTATTGGTATTCATGACAACTTCTTTAGCTTAGGAGGACATTCCCTTCTAGCTGTCCGTCTAATGTCCGAGATTCAACAACAATTCCAGAAAAATTTACCTTTAGCCACTCTTTTTCAAAATCCCACCATTGAACGACTAGCACTTCTTGTTGGTTCCGATTCCGGAGCCGAACTTTGGTCTCCATTAGTACCAATTCAACAAAACGGTTCATTACCACCTTTGTTCTGTGTACCAGGAGCAGGTGGAAATGTTCTCTACTTCCACCACTTAGCACAATATCTTGGAAATAATCAACCGTTATACGGTTTACAAGCACAAGGTCTTGATGGTGAAACCGAACCTCATAAAAGTGTTGAAGAAATAGCCTCCCAACACATTAAAGCAATTCAAACAGTTCAACCAGTTGGTCCTTACTTCTTGGCTGGTCATTCCTTTGGCAGTCATGTAGTATTTGAAATGGCGAATCAACTACAACTTATTGGAAAGTCTGTTGCTTATGTTGGAATTTTAGATACTCCTGCACCAACTTCTCAAGCTAATCATCAGAATGATTTTTCTAACTGGGATAATGCAAAGTGGATATGTCGAATGGCTGAGGTTATTGAAGATATTGTTGGAGAAAATCTATTTTTATCTTATGAAACTCTAACTTCTCTAACTTGGGAGCAACAATTAAATTATTTCAAGCAAAAGTTAGAAATAGTTGGTTTTTTGCCTGCTCAAACAGATATCAAAATTGTTCGTGGTTTATTACAAGTTTTCCAAACTCAATGTCAAATTAAGTATGAACCGGAAAAGACTTATAAAACTCCAATCACTTTGTTTTGTGCGAGGGAGATAAATCCAGAGCAAGAAAGTTATTCTCACATTTTCCAAGAGCCAACATGGGGTTGGAATCAGTTTTCTGATGGAGAAGTGGAAATCCATATAGTTCCGGGTAATCATGTTTCAATGCTGAGTGAGCCTCATGTCAAGGTATTGGCTCAACAAATGCAAATATCTCTTGAACAAGCACAGAAAACCCATCAATTGGAAAAATGA